Part of the Coregonus clupeaformis isolate EN_2021a chromosome 31, ASM2061545v1, whole genome shotgun sequence genome, GGAAGAAGTCTGGTGATCTGAGACTGTGTACACACTTCCGATGGCTCAATGCTCGCACCGTAAAGCTGATTTTATAGAAGTGTTCATATTGAttgtgttaaaaataaaaaatattaagtcaaaataattttttttaacaCAATCAATATGAACACTTATATAAAATCAGCTTCAACATAATGCGCTCAAAATAAAAGTTTAGTAGTAGTTGTCTAACAAGACCAAGAATCAACACAGAAAAGTAACAAGAAACGCCTTAATAAATTGTTGTCGCCACCGTGTGGTAGAAAATGGCGTTGCCCTCACGTTAATTGGCTTCGGAAGGTTACCAGTATAACAGCACAATTACATCACTAAATAATCATAGCATCACCACATACAAGTAAAAAACTGTACATTAATATTTCCCCCACTCACTCATGCTACCAGGAGCTCCCTGAGAATTCCAGTTGTGCAGAAAGCGAAACCTAGGCCTCTGGCGTGCATCAGCAACCACTGTACTTCTTGAGTTTTCTCTTAATAAATCACATCAGCCAGTGGACCCAGTTGAGCATCATTTATTTAtgttgttaaatgggaaacagcACGTTAGTTGTGCAAAGCTTAACGATATTGATGGCTGTCGATGGCAAAATCTGTAACATGAAGGCAACTGTGTTAGCAGTGGGCTCATGTGACCATTACGTCGGTGTATGCTAGCTAACACACTTAACTACAGCAATCATATGCCAAAGCACATCCCAGAAAGCCCCTCAATCCCTAACAGGTACCATATACCCACACATGTATGAATCAGTAACGTACAGCAACCTTGTACACATtgtaaaatataaaacagtattcagaacatgacctaccccttgcatcacattttcatactgggaagACCTGAAGTTCACGATCTAGCTGCAAGCGGGGCCAATCACAACACGCCTTATTGTCATCAGAGTTGAACCAACCAATGAGAATGCTTGAACGTTAAATACACATTTCTTTAGAAGCAATtggaaacataaccaaccctgttacaTTTGCATGTCCAAGAACATGCTACAACGCGAAGCGTGGTCTGTTCTCAAAAGCAGGAGAGATGTCTCGCACTCCTACCAACCCCACTATCTTAGCTGGTTCCCCAAATACCCCCTCACTACCTTTCTTCGTCACCGGCTGCCCTACCCAGCAGCGAATGACAACTTCTCCCCGAGTGCAATGCGTTATCAGGACAGATAAACCACACACATGCTCATATGGTGCACTCCAAATGAAAGACAATGGAACAATTTACAAAACTCCTAAATGATGGTTATGAAGTTAACCAAAACGTGTAGGTTGCAGGTTGTGAACTCCGAGAATGAGAACAGTAAATGACtgtaatacatgcattaacagaaatgtatGTAACCAAATGACGGGGATAAATGGTACATTTACTAGGCCTACTGGTAACATATGTAATAAGGAATTGATAAAACGAATCAATCAAAGtgcaaacaatacacacaatgaaacaatgaatgtgcaagaattggcgggagacagcagagcacattctggagagctgagtacATGCAATCTGGAGAGAGACGACCATATCTTCGCCACACATCCCaccccttcttcttgtctcaacatttggAATTATATTCACACAtgagatgcttttcactgacagccgcaactcaataatcagctaggcctattgccacgcgcgaataggcataggcctatgcacagctatttaaaaaaaaaagaagctaatgatcctagCTATGTGGCTAAATCAAGCTCTCTGGTAAAGaattttaattattttattttgacaggagtaattatataattttggcaaaacatcaatttactttaggggaagccagcatccgaacagtgcCCTGTGCACCAACCAATTTACCTTTctaattcgcaagtggctgaaaccagagatcagtatataatgacgagatgctcatgtctccgccctaacaatgcgAGTCGTTATCCCAAAGGCGGGAATGCAGGCGACAAGTTTAGGTCTGCATATTAtacccatagaaacgcattgggtttACTCAGTAccgattttggcgagagtgagccctctcgcttcgccGCTTCCTCTTTGCTGAAACtggcgagcgaaacagcgcccctttGTCTCACTATATGTAGCCCATATTTCTGATGCAGTCTGGCCAGAAAAAGTACGACATGCTATACTCCttctgtccagacagcatcagatacaggGTGGCTTTATCTGTacggagacagaggggcgctgtttcactcgctcggatgctttatctgagattgatgcgtctttctgtcGGCGTGCGTCTTGGTCAAATAAATtatcaatattttatttggacagccaaggaggtacggtagggcggTCCAGGCCCCGCCCTTAATGCCGGCCCTGCTCTGCCTTATATCAGAGTCCCAGGCAGAGACTTGCAACCAGGCACAGTTGTGAGCAATTTaacggacgctcttatccagagcgacttacagtagttcATGATTTAGTGACGTCCTCCCTTACAAGCTGTCCCACAGCTTCACCACAGTATCAAAagcctaatgtgtgtgtgtgtgcctgtgtgtgtgtgtgcctgtgtgtgtgtgtgcctgtgtgtgtgtgtgcctgtgtgtgtgtgtgcctgtgtgtgtgtgtgcctgtgtgtgtgtgtgcctgtgtgtgtgtgtgccttgtgtgtgtgtgtgcctgtgtgtgtgtgtgtgccgtgtgtgtgtgtgtgcctgtgtgtgtgtgtgcctgtgtgtgtgtgtgcctgtgtgtgtgtgtggcgtgtgtgtgtgtgtgcctgtgtgtgtgtgtgcctgtgtgtgtgtgtgcctgtgtgtgtgtgtgcctgtgtgtgtgtgtgcctgtgtgtgtgtgtgcctgtgtgtgtgtgtgcctgtgtgtgtgtgtgcctgtgtgtgtgtgtgcctgtgtgtgtgtgtgcctgtgtgtgtgtgtgcctgtgtgtgtgtgtgcctgtgtgtgtgtgtgcctgtgtgtgtgtgtgcctgtgtgtgtgtgtgcctgtgtgtgtgtgtgcctgtgtgtgtgtgtgcctgtgtgtgtgtgtgcctgtgtgtgtgtgtgcctgtgtgtgtgtgtgcctgtgtgtgtgtgtgtgcctgtgtgtgtgtgtgcctgtgtgtgtgtgtgcctgtgtgtgtgtgtgcctgtgtgtgtgtgtgcctgtgtgtgtgtgtgcctgtgtgtgtgtgtgcctgtgtgtgtgtgtgcctgtgtgtgtgtgtgcctgtgtgtgtgtgtgcctgtgtgtgtgtgtgcctgtgtgtgtgtgtgcctgtgtgtgtgtgtgcctgtgtgtgtgtgtgcctgtgtgtgtgtgtgtgcctgtgtgtgtgtgcctgtgtgtgtgtgtgcctgtgtgtgtgtgtgcctgtgtgtgtgtgtgcctgtgtgtgtgtgtgcctgtgtgtgtgtgtgcctgtgtgtgtgtgtgcctgtgtgtgtgtgtgtgcctgtgtgtgtgtcaggtggacACGGCTGCTCAGATCCCGTGGTATGAGAAGCTCTCAGAGTTTAAGATGCCCTGGGAGATGAAGGGAGACAAGCAGACAGCCATAAACAAACTCAACCTGCGAGTCCGCAGTGGCCAGATGCTGGCCATCATCGGCAGCTCAGGTACATACTCAGCTACTAGCATTTTAGGTAAGGGGTTAATTGTTACAAATAGTACAATTTGCCCCCACTACAAATCTGAGTCTTGTGAGAAAATACAACAATAATTATTGTCATCAACTATACCAATCAAAATACCTCTTCTTACTgatacaaaatatatattattagaTATATTGTGAATGTTCCACAGGTCAATAATCAAAAAAGAGAGGCGGCAAGAATATTTAGAATTCGGCCTGAAAAGCAAAAAAACATATTTATGGATTTAAGCAAAACTTCCTAGGCATGTAGATACACTAACCAAGCATTAGCACATTGAATAACAGCTTTCTAAGTGGTTTCTAATGTGAACTATTGTGCACCGTGTTACTTTGTGCCCAGTCTCACCTAGTTACAGTATGTTCCAATATCCAAACtagcataccacttagaatgCATTCCCAATACATTGCTTTTTTCTAGATGTGGGTGTGCTAGTGTGGATATTCCCCCAAAAGTTATGGTCTGATGAGGACTATGCAAAGATCTGCCCTATAACCTCTTTCATATCCTGTCTGTCCACAGGTTGTGGAAAGACCTCCTTGCTGGACATCATAACGTGTCGTGGTGAGGGTGGCTCCATGACGTCTGGCCAGGTGCTAATCAACGGGCAACCTAGCAACCCCAAGCTGGTGAGGAAGAACATAGCCCACGTCCGCCAGGATGACCGCCTGCTGCCTCACCTTACTGTGAGGGAAACGCTAGCCTTTGTGGCTAAGCTACGGCTACCCACAAACTTCAGCCAGAAACAGAGGGACCAAAGGGTAAGCATTGGTAAAGAACCAGGGTCATGTCACCTGGGAAGTTATAGCAGTGTTCTTCCCAATCCCAGGGACTCagagggtgtgcaggcttttgttccagcccaggaCTAACAGACCTGATGTTCTGAAGTGCTGGGccagaacaaaagcctgcacacaatGAGTACCATCAACATTATCCaacaatgtacactgaacaaaatttaACGCAACATAGATTGCATGGTAAGAGGAGGCATTGCACTATATaatgtactgtaggcctacagaATGTCAGGTATGATTTGTATATTTATGTTCAACTGTGGTAAATATTTTATGTTACTGAGTATGTTAGTAGTCTCTGCACCCAGAAACAAATGACTCTCacagcctggtctcagagcaaaacGTATTATATGTAGCTAAAATCTGTGCCACTCCATTTAGTATAATATATGTTACGTTACATTATTTGACACGTTTAAtatgctatactgaacaaaaatataaacgcaacatgaaacgtgttggtcccatgtttcatgagctgaaataaaagatcccagtaattttccatatgcacaaaaagcttatttctctgaaatgttgtgcacaaatttatttacatccctgttagtgagtatttctcctttgccaagataatccatccacctgacagttgtggcatatcaagaagctgattaaacagcatgatcattacacaggtgcaccttgtgctgggtacaataaaaggccactctaaaatgttctgttttatcacataacacaatgccacagatgtctcaagttttgagggagcgtgcagttggcatgctgattgcaggaatgtccaccagagctgttgccagataatttaatgttcatttctctaccataagccgcgtcccacattgttttagagaatttggcagtatgtccaaccgggctcacaacctcagaccacgtgtaaccacgccagcccaggacctccacatccagcttcttcacctgcgggatcgtctgagaccagccacccggacagctgatgaaactgtgggtttgtacaaccgaagaatttctacacaaactgtcagaaactgtctcagggaagcttatctgcattctcgtcgtcctcaccagggtcttgacctgactgcagttcggcattgtaaccgacttcagtgggcaaatgctcaccttcgatgtccactggcacgctggagaagtgttctctttacggatgaatcctggtttcaactgtactgggcagatggcagacagagtgtatggtgtcatgtgggcgagtggtttgctgatgtcaacgttgtgaacagagtgcctcatggtggggttatggtatgggcaggcataagctgcggacaacgaacacaatcgcattttatcgatggcaatttgaatgcacagagataccgtgacgagatcctgagtccattgtcctgccattcatccgccgccatcacctcatgtttcagcatgataatgtacacaattcctggaagctgaaaatgccccagttcttccatggcctgcatactcaccagacatgtcaacaATTTAACATGTTAGTGATGCTCTGGGTTGACTTGTACGACAGCgctttccagttcccgccaatatccagcaacttcacactgccattgaagaggagtgggacaacattccacaggccacaatgaaacgcctgatcaactctatgtgaaggagatgtgttgtgctgcattagacaaatggtggtcacaccagatactgactggttttctgatccacgcctctactttaaaaaaaaagttatctgcgacatatctgtattcccagtcatgtgaaatccatagattagggcctaatgaatttatttcaattgactgatttccttatatgaactgtaactcagtaaaatctttgaaattgttgcatgttgagtttatatttttgttcagtgtagaactcAAGTGAAATCAGATAAACAAGCTCCAAACACTCAAATGGTTATTTGGCTGTTCCCACAGcataaccttttttggttccaggtagaacaatttttggtttcaggtagaaccatttttggtttcaggtagaaccatttttggtttcaggtagaaccagtattggtttcaggtagaaccatttttggtttcaggtagaacccttttgggttccatgtagaacccactgtggaaagggttctacaaggaacccaaaagggttctacctggaaccaaaatagggttattcaaagggttctcctgtggggacagccgaCGAACCCTTTTAAATTCTAGAGTGTAGGAATTATGATCATAACACTTCAGCTGTTTGTGATGTGACTGTGGCTGCTCTGCCTGTATAGGTGGATGACGTCATTGCGGAGCTGCGTCTGCGGCAGTGTGCCCACACCCGGGTGGGCAATGACTTGGTGAGAGGggtgtctggaggagagaggaggagggtcagCATCGCTGTGCAGCTGCTCTGGAACCCTGGTGAGATCTAGAATGAGGGAGGGCAAGTAATGAAGAATGCAGCAATATGACTAATTTTGATATGCGTTGATATAATCCAGATGGAGACGTTTGCTCCCCTCAGTACTGTAATTAACATAGGGACATTTTCCTTTATGCAATGTTACTGTACCTGTACTTTTAACTACTTCAGATTGTCATTGTACCCAGAAACCCTCTATTGAGCATAGTAAAATGCACTAATCTTATCACATTCTCTGTGTGCAGGTATCCTGATCCTAGACGAGCCCACGTCGGGGCTAGACAGCTTCACGGCCCATAACCTGGTGATCACTCTGTCCCGGTTGGCCCGAGGGAACCGCCTGGTACTGCTGTCCGTCCACCAGCCACGCTCAGACATCTTCCAGCTCTTTGACCTGGTGGTCCTGCTCTCCTCTGGCTCAGCCGTCTACTGTGGGCCTGCTAAAGACATGGTGCCATACTTCACAGCCCTGGGATACCCCTGCCCCCGCTACTGCAACCCCTCCGACTTCTATGGTAGGGTAAGGGAAGGGAAATACTATGTTGGGTATACTGTATCAACGGGGCTGCCGTGGAGATGGTCAAATAtgtcaagttcctcagcgtacacatctccaaggagctgaaatggtcaaaccacacTGACACCATGGTGAAGAAGGCTTGACAGCGACTctttaacctcaggaggctgaagaaattcggcctgTCCCTGAGGGCTCTCACAATGTTGTACAGGAGCACCATCAAAAGCATACTGTCGGgatgcatcacagcctggtatggcaactccaCCGCTGACCGCAAGGCACAACAGAGGGTGGTATGCtcagccgaacgcaccattgggtgcacactgcctgccctccaggacacctacaacaccaggtgtcacaggaaggctaagaagatcatcaaggccaagaacatcatcaaggacctcagccacccgagccacggcctgttctctctgcttccatcactcagtataggagcatcatggAAAACATtaacagactggccaatagcttctatCCCCagatcaggctgctgaatagccatcactagtcagctacctgctccccatGTTACTCCCCCCCAcccaatggacatttatcatgctgaatagccaccactactCCCTTCTAATCTAGAAAGGGGAAACTGTGAAGTCAGTGGAGTgtatctgaatgtgtgtgtgtgtgtatctctgatcATGCGTGTGTCTATCCCCTCAGTGGATCTGATCAGTATAGACCGGCGCAGCCCAGAGAAAGAGGCTGAGTGTCTGGAGAGAGCCAGGGTGCTGTCAGCCCAGTTTGTGGAGAAGGTGAGAGGGACAGACGACTTCATGTGGAAGCCAGAGGAGCCAAGCACAACCCTGGAGACCACCACGAGGTGAGTCTCCCTTATGAAACCTTCTGAGACCTTCTCAGAGACCTTTTCAATGTGCTCTTTTTAATGCATTGCATCAAACATCTTCTTTTGCCTTTACATAATTGTAACAACCAAGTGATTCTGTTTGTCTGTCCCCCATACAGCACTCAGTCCGCACCTCAGGAGGAAGTGATCACTATATCCAAACAAAAGGACCGCCTGCCAGGCCGACTACACCAGTTCACCATCCTCATCAGGTAGGATGATGATGCACTTGGGACATTCTGTCTCAGTTTTCGGAGAATCGTCCATTCACATGAATGCATGATTTACGCAAATGGCCGAGTTAAGTGCATACATCTTAAGTTAGGATTCATCCCAGTGATCTGAGAGGATAAAGTGCAGTAATGGTGAAAGtgcctgtcttcctcctccccaGGCGGCAGGTGCACAATGACTTCCGAGACCTGGTCACTCTGCTGGTGCACGGCTTCGAGGCTCTGCTCATGTCTCTGCTGATTGGCTTCCTGTACTTCGGGGCGGGGGAGGAGCGTCTGTCAATCCAGGACACTGTAGCCCTGCTCTACATGATCGGAGCTCTCACCCCATTCGC contains:
- the abcg8 gene encoding ATP-binding cassette sub-family G member 8; the protein is MDTGETDNRPDPETGIITGGPPQMRGDTELFSSSEEDSSLYFTYSGGRNEIEVSNLHYEVDTAAQIPWYEKLSEFKMPWEMKGDKQTAINKLNLRVRSGQMLAIIGSSGCGKTSLLDIITCRGEGGSMTSGQVLINGQPSNPKLVRKNIAHVRQDDRLLPHLTVRETLAFVAKLRLPTNFSQKQRDQRVDDVIAELRLRQCAHTRVGNDLVRGVSGGERRRVSIAVQLLWNPGILILDEPTSGLDSFTAHNLVITLSRLARGNRLVLLSVHQPRSDIFQLFDLVVLLSSGSAVYCGPAKDMVPYFTALGYPCPRYCNPSDFYVDLISIDRRSPEKEAECLERARVLSAQFVEKVRGTDDFMWKPEEPSTTLETTTSTQSAPQEEVITISKQKDRLPGRLHQFTILIRRQVHNDFRDLVTLLVHGFEALLMSLLIGFLYFGAGEERLSIQDTVALLYMIGALTPFAVVLDVIAKCHTERAMLYHELEDGMYNVTSYFFAKVLGELPEHCVFTLVYGLPIYWLAGLNQAPDRFLLNFLLVWLMVYCSRSMALFVAAALPTLQTSAFMGNAMFTVFYLTGGFVISLENMWLVASWFSHASFMRWGFEGMLQVQFRGLKYPVSIGNFTLNIDGIHVVEAMDMNQYPLYSCYLVLIAVIVGFMLLYYLSLKFIKQKSSQDW